A single genomic interval of Christensenellaceae bacterium 44-20 harbors:
- the ytxC gene encoding sporulation protein YtxC, whose amino-acid sequence MKYSIGVSNMDVALRPLMEKRLPVQGKITGEIQLGKQAGRYLPVEICGRQALFALADILADIIIEHLQIRYLMAELTRKYDYLSERGKSEILVSTVRQLWYGGGKEKLEQKKKDIAGRVLICLLECEGRLALDGVLRFRMKDCTAQWQQTMQKCVEQYTAKNEQKEFIKLLRYFVCMRDPMVHYVEVLPIGEEYEMLDERGNRIDVYIDEEPDATKEDLLLSGLIDLAPEVIDLAQVCDDDLKGLLADIFVGRIRG is encoded by the coding sequence TTGAAATACAGCATTGGCGTATCGAATATGGATGTGGCGCTGCGCCCTCTCATGGAAAAACGCCTGCCCGTGCAGGGCAAAATCACAGGGGAAATTCAGCTGGGAAAGCAGGCGGGCCGCTATCTGCCCGTGGAGATCTGCGGACGGCAAGCTTTATTTGCGCTGGCGGATATTCTGGCAGATATCATCATCGAGCATTTGCAGATTCGCTACCTGATGGCGGAGCTGACGAGAAAATACGACTATCTTTCTGAGCGGGGCAAAAGCGAGATTCTGGTGAGCACGGTGCGCCAGCTCTGGTATGGCGGCGGGAAGGAGAAGCTGGAGCAGAAGAAAAAGGATATTGCCGGCCGGGTTCTCATCTGCCTTTTGGAATGCGAGGGAAGGCTGGCGCTGGACGGCGTTCTGCGCTTCCGCATGAAGGACTGCACCGCGCAGTGGCAGCAGACCATGCAAAAATGCGTGGAGCAGTATACAGCCAAAAACGAGCAAAAGGAATTTATCAAGCTGCTGCGCTATTTTGTGTGTATGCGCGATCCTATGGTGCACTACGTCGAGGTTTTGCCCATAGGCGAAGAGTATGAGATGCTGGATGAGCGCGGCAACCGGATAGACGTCTATATCGACGAAGAGCCGGATGCGACCAAGGAGGATTTGCTGCTTTCCGGGCTCATCGACCTTGCGCCGGAGGTGATCGACCTGGCGCAGGTTTGCGATGACGATCTCAAGGGGCTGCTGGCAGATATCTTCGTGGGGCGCATCCGCGGATAG
- a CDS encoding DNA adenine methylase, producing MIRLGIAARQWGIPAQKLSLLCAQQKIPGAILAGDTWFLPDAAQKPLFAHPFLKWAGGKSRLLAEIAARYPRHLGGGITRYAEPFVGGGAVLFDVLSHYHIEEAYLSDTNPELINVYRVVQSHVQQLIGRLEQFSAQYLPLDGDARKAFYYEKRDQFNAGSFCTPVSPPNLERAALFLFLNKTCFNGLYRVNRDGRFNVPIGRYRSPEIVNAPLLRAASAALEHVTLVCGSYAQSADFIDANTFVYLDPPYRPLSATSSFTAYTQDAFGDDEQRALAHFFAAMADRGASLLLSNSDPRNTDPHDDFFDDLYAPFHIRRLRVGRAISAKGTGRGKISELLISNYR from the coding sequence ATGATACGTCTTGGAATAGCGGCAAGGCAATGGGGCATTCCCGCCCAAAAATTGTCTTTGCTCTGCGCACAACAGAAAATCCCCGGTGCAATTTTGGCAGGCGATACCTGGTTTCTCCCTGATGCCGCCCAAAAGCCTTTGTTTGCGCACCCATTTCTCAAATGGGCCGGGGGAAAAAGCCGTTTGCTTGCGGAAATTGCCGCCCGCTATCCCAGGCACCTGGGCGGCGGCATCACGCGCTATGCGGAACCGTTCGTGGGCGGCGGCGCTGTTTTGTTCGATGTCCTCTCGCATTATCATATCGAGGAAGCTTATCTCAGCGATACCAACCCGGAGCTGATCAACGTCTATCGCGTGGTGCAAAGCCACGTGCAGCAGCTCATCGGGCGGTTAGAGCAGTTTTCTGCACAGTACCTCCCCTTGGATGGGGATGCGCGCAAGGCCTTCTATTATGAGAAGCGCGATCAGTTCAATGCCGGCTCATTCTGCACCCCCGTCTCCCCTCCCAATTTGGAGCGGGCGGCGCTTTTCCTGTTTTTAAATAAGACTTGCTTCAATGGGCTGTACCGCGTCAACCGAGACGGGCGCTTCAACGTTCCCATCGGGCGCTACCGTTCGCCGGAAATCGTCAACGCGCCGCTTCTGCGCGCCGCTTCCGCGGCGCTGGAGCATGTGACGCTGGTCTGCGGCAGCTATGCCCAATCTGCGGATTTCATTGATGCCAACACCTTCGTCTATCTGGATCCGCCCTATCGTCCGCTTTCCGCCACATCCAGCTTTACCGCGTATACGCAGGATGCGTTCGGTGACGACGAGCAGCGCGCCCTGGCCCACTTCTTTGCGGCCATGGCTGATCGCGGGGCAAGCCTGCTGCTCAGCAACTCGGATCCCAGAAATACCGACCCGCACGACGACTTTTTCGACGACCTCTATGCCCCCTTCCATATCCGCCGGCTGCGCGTGGGGCGCGCCATCAGCGCCAAGGGAACAGGGCGCGGCAAAATCAGCGAACTGCTCATCTCCAATTACCGTTAA
- a CDS encoding MFS transporter, translated as MKSKKEYCLRFSAIEFIGASVYLAAMGYLSVYLQSTGMESSQIGIIYSLNSLVSICATLFWGVISDKIRSVRKVYMICLLAAAIIWPFIPATVPLKIKGYSLAILTIPLSAFVRMPIGGLTDNWVLQFSNKFGANYGRIRLWGTIGYVVLGLVLTAIMPFVGVQATFYIYSGLVLLVFVMALFVGEETLDKGQKQSSSLKDLQLGRIFKNYYLMSYMLFTVIMYCGSEAFLPYLMEEIGMDTDRLGMLYSIRSLLELPILYMAVKLRKRIALPVFILIQGLMYVIMFLSYSCIQGAALFIIVTMLQGLASGIDVGLGSAYIFALAPDELKSTAHLMSYAMAYLANMLGSLFGGFFVDLMGVRSYYLVTGLMIGGALLLYMLTFVLGKKVFKIPLPDHVRSTHKQLQLEQAQKKAKEQA; from the coding sequence TTGAAATCGAAAAAAGAATACTGCTTGCGGTTTTCCGCGATCGAGTTCATCGGCGCGTCTGTCTATCTGGCGGCGATGGGATATCTCTCTGTCTATTTGCAGAGCACCGGCATGGAGAGCTCGCAAATCGGCATCATCTATTCGCTCAACAGCCTGGTGAGCATCTGCGCGACGCTCTTTTGGGGCGTCATCAGCGATAAGATCAGGTCGGTGCGCAAGGTCTATATGATTTGCTTGCTGGCGGCTGCCATCATCTGGCCGTTTATTCCGGCGACGGTTCCGCTGAAAATCAAGGGATATTCTCTGGCGATTCTGACGATCCCGCTCTCGGCCTTTGTGCGCATGCCCATCGGCGGGCTCACGGATAACTGGGTTTTGCAGTTTTCCAATAAGTTTGGCGCGAACTATGGGCGCATCCGCCTGTGGGGGACGATCGGATATGTGGTGCTGGGGCTGGTCTTGACGGCGATCATGCCGTTTGTTGGCGTGCAGGCGACGTTCTATATCTATTCAGGCCTGGTTCTGCTGGTTTTTGTCATGGCGCTGTTTGTGGGCGAAGAGACGCTGGATAAGGGGCAGAAGCAGAGCAGCTCGCTCAAGGATTTGCAGCTGGGCCGGATTTTTAAGAATTACTACCTGATGTCGTATATGCTCTTTACCGTCATCATGTATTGCGGCTCGGAAGCGTTTCTGCCTTATCTGATGGAAGAGATTGGCATGGATACCGACCGCCTTGGCATGCTCTATTCCATCCGCTCCCTGCTGGAGCTGCCCATTTTGTATATGGCAGTCAAGCTGAGAAAGCGCATTGCACTGCCTGTTTTTATCCTGATTCAGGGCTTAATGTATGTCATCATGTTTTTATCCTATTCCTGCATTCAGGGCGCGGCGCTGTTTATCATCGTTACAATGCTGCAGGGCCTTGCTTCGGGCATCGATGTCGGCCTGGGCTCGGCGTATATCTTTGCTCTGGCGCCGGATGAGCTTAAGAGCACGGCGCACCTGATGAGCTATGCCATGGCTTATCTGGCGAATATGCTGGGCAGCCTGTTTGGCGGGTTCTTTGTAGACTTGATGGGCGTGCGCAGCTATTATCTGGTGACAGGATTGATGATTGGCGGGGCGCTGCTGCTCTATATGCTGACGTTTGTGCTGGGCAAGAAGGTGTTCAAAATTCCGCTGCCCGATCATGTGCGCTCGACGCATAAGCAGCTGCAGCTGGAGCAGGCGCAGAAAAAGGCCAAAGAGCAGGCATAG
- a CDS encoding MFS transporter, translating to MEEYHRNRRYPMTGEYAQIFRGKGVFMLSRLKSKHPYLFTLSFMEFIGYGTSIAALGYLTVFLQEVGLDAAQVGMVTAINSVVGMVASPFWGIVSDKMRSMRKTLLICMSVAMVLWFFVPASSQWLLWGMPVMSILLPVTNFFRAPMSSLVDSWTVRSANEHRLNFNTMRMFGTVGYSATGVFLSWLTAKFGVNWAFYVHTMMLAAAIVVCLMMKNEDRRGAEAKAEQISLKEMHFGKLFKNYSLVTYFIYLILYCIPLNSGDTFLPYLMEEIGITPKLVGVIMAVRSAMEIPILLGFHKFRAKFSLPTLLTFQCACYMMIYFSLTVIKSKVLFIIIMCIQGMSSGIEIGCANNYVYALAPDELKSTAVMLGNAMWALSGFLANFVGGYIVQYSGIRTYYIAMGIIGLVTTLFFAASFPIGRKHFGVQLPKSVGKTERR from the coding sequence ATGGAGGAATATCATAGAAATAGACGTTATCCCATGACAGGAGAATACGCTCAAATTTTTCGTGGAAAAGGAGTCTTTATGCTTTCGCGCCTAAAGAGCAAACATCCCTATCTTTTTACACTCTCCTTCATGGAGTTTATCGGATACGGCACATCCATCGCCGCGCTGGGGTATCTGACGGTCTTCCTGCAGGAAGTGGGGCTGGATGCCGCGCAGGTTGGCATGGTAACGGCGATTAACTCTGTGGTCGGCATGGTAGCTTCGCCTTTCTGGGGCATCGTCAGCGATAAGATGCGCTCCATGCGAAAAACGCTGCTCATCTGTATGAGCGTGGCCATGGTGCTCTGGTTTTTTGTTCCGGCCAGCAGCCAGTGGCTGTTATGGGGTATGCCGGTGATGTCTATCCTGCTGCCCGTTACCAACTTTTTCCGCGCGCCCATGTCTTCGCTGGTGGATAGCTGGACGGTGCGCAGCGCCAATGAGCACAGATTAAACTTCAATACCATGCGCATGTTCGGTACGGTTGGCTATTCGGCGACGGGCGTCTTTTTGAGCTGGCTGACGGCGAAATTCGGCGTCAATTGGGCATTTTATGTGCACACCATGATGCTGGCGGCGGCGATTGTCGTCTGCCTGATGATGAAAAACGAGGATAGGCGGGGCGCCGAGGCCAAGGCGGAGCAGATTTCGCTGAAAGAGATGCATTTTGGCAAGCTGTTCAAGAATTACAGCCTGGTAACCTATTTCATCTATCTGATTTTATACTGCATTCCCCTCAATTCCGGCGATACCTTTTTGCCCTATCTGATGGAGGAGATTGGCATTACGCCCAAGCTCGTCGGTGTTATCATGGCCGTGCGTTCGGCGATGGAGATCCCGATTTTGCTGGGTTTCCATAAATTCCGAGCGAAGTTTTCGCTGCCCACGCTGCTCACATTCCAATGCGCGTGCTATATGATGATCTACTTCTCGCTCACTGTGATCAAGAGCAAAGTTTTATTCATTATTATCATGTGCATTCAGGGCATGTCCAGCGGCATTGAAATCGGGTGTGCGAATAACTATGTCTACGCCCTGGCACCGGATGAGCTCAAGAGCACGGCAGTCATGCTGGGCAACGCCATGTGGGCGCTTTCCGGCTTTCTGGCCAACTTCGTCGGCGGCTATATCGTGCAGTACAGCGGGATTCGCACCTACTATATCGCCATGGGCATCATTGGGCTGGTCACTACGCTGTTTTTTGCGGCCAGTTTCCCCATTGGCAGAAAGCATTTTGGAGTCCAGCTGCCAAAAAGTGTGGGCAAAACCGAGCGCAGATAA
- a CDS encoding LysM peptidoglycan-binding domain-containing protein, which yields MAGCEYSFLYKVQSEKSFLEIAEEFQLSEVVLRAMNPKVRQVRPGIELKIPIAECPNGAFHTLKEGEGLFHLAVGIGSTAEDILAANPGLVPGRTLPGQTVILPERERATRTYRICGTDHLWDILRKFEMSVPTLRRLNPGLDIFSLREGQEIVVMEYAPASEAEGGYTLKAGETLLSLCEKTGFSPAELLRANPNLRPQDFAKGMRIVLPQKKDRHNM from the coding sequence ATGGCGGGATGCGAGTATAGCTTTCTTTATAAAGTGCAAAGCGAGAAAAGCTTTTTAGAAATAGCGGAAGAATTCCAGCTGAGCGAAGTGGTTTTGCGCGCAATGAACCCGAAGGTTCGGCAGGTGCGCCCGGGGATTGAACTAAAGATCCCGATTGCGGAATGCCCAAACGGAGCTTTCCATACCTTAAAAGAGGGGGAGGGGCTGTTTCATCTGGCCGTTGGGATCGGGAGCACGGCAGAGGACATTCTGGCGGCAAACCCGGGGCTGGTGCCGGGGCGGACTTTGCCGGGGCAGACAGTGATTTTGCCCGAGCGGGAGCGGGCAACGCGCACTTACCGCATTTGCGGCACGGATCACCTGTGGGATATTCTGCGCAAATTTGAGATGAGCGTGCCCACGCTGCGCAGATTAAATCCGGGCCTGGATATTTTTTCACTGCGGGAGGGGCAGGAGATTGTCGTGATGGAATATGCGCCGGCATCGGAGGCAGAGGGGGGTTACACCTTGAAGGCCGGTGAGACGCTGCTCTCCCTATGCGAAAAAACCGGCTTTTCGCCGGCTGAGCTGCTGCGGGCGAACCCAAATCTGCGCCCGCAGGATTTTGCAAAAGGGATGCGGATTGTACTACCGCAGAAAAAAGACCGGCATAATATGTAA
- a CDS encoding TspO/MBR family protein, whose protein sequence is MVSNRGDFLKIQWKKLILCIAIPLAVGGVSALLTHGGMETFQALNKPPLAPPAWLFPVAWTVLYILMGIASYLVFTSGKPNKLALALYGVQLIFNFFWPIIFFGLERYLFAFIWLILLWILILLTTISFYKISKPAGYLMIPYLLWVAFAGYLNLFIYLLN, encoded by the coding sequence ATGGTATCTAACCGAGGTGATTTTTTGAAAATTCAGTGGAAAAAATTGATTTTGTGTATTGCAATTCCGCTTGCAGTGGGCGGTGTATCCGCGCTTCTTACACACGGCGGTATGGAAACGTTCCAGGCGCTCAACAAGCCGCCGCTGGCTCCGCCGGCATGGCTCTTCCCGGTTGCATGGACAGTTTTATATATCCTGATGGGCATTGCATCATATCTTGTTTTTACTTCTGGAAAGCCGAATAAGCTTGCTCTGGCTCTTTATGGCGTTCAGCTCATTTTTAATTTCTTTTGGCCGATCATTTTCTTTGGCCTGGAACGCTATCTATTCGCTTTTATTTGGCTGATTCTGCTTTGGATTCTGATTTTGCTCACAACTATTTCCTTTTATAAAATTTCCAAACCCGCAGGCTATCTCATGATTCCCTATTTGCTGTGGGTTGCCTTTGCCGGATACCTGAACCTCTTTATCTATCTGCTCAACTAA
- a CDS encoding methylated-DNA--[protein]-cysteine S-methyltransferase, with product MVYTMWYDSPIGRLLLAEKAGALVGVWMEGQKYFLGSLKEEREEKPNSPMLKQTAQWLDCYFGGEKPEIGRLTLAPMGSGFRKEVWKILCEIPYGSVMTYGEISQKIAAGRGLERMSAQAVGGAVGHNPISIIIPCHRVVGANGSLTGYAGGLQKKIALLTLEGVDTGKLTIPKKGTAL from the coding sequence ATGGTATATACCATGTGGTATGATTCCCCGATTGGCAGACTTTTGCTGGCCGAAAAGGCTGGCGCGCTGGTCGGCGTCTGGATGGAAGGCCAGAAATATTTTTTGGGCTCCTTGAAGGAAGAGAGGGAGGAAAAGCCAAACTCCCCGATGTTAAAGCAGACTGCACAGTGGCTGGATTGCTATTTTGGGGGAGAGAAGCCAGAAATTGGGCGGTTAACGCTGGCGCCTATGGGCAGCGGGTTCCGCAAGGAGGTTTGGAAAATCCTTTGTGAAATTCCATATGGAAGCGTGATGACCTATGGAGAGATTTCCCAAAAGATTGCGGCCGGCCGCGGGCTGGAGCGCATGTCGGCCCAGGCAGTGGGCGGCGCGGTAGGCCACAACCCAATCTCAATCATCATTCCATGCCACCGGGTTGTCGGGGCGAATGGCAGTCTGACGGGATATGCCGGCGGTTTGCAAAAGAAAATCGCTTTGCTTACTTTGGAAGGCGTTGATACGGGAAAGCTGACCATTCCCAAAAAGGGAACGGCGCTATAA
- a CDS encoding AlkA N-terminal domain-containing protein → MKEKEEFLYEAFQAKDTRFDGRYFVGISSTKIYCRPTCRAKQPKRENCTFFSSAAEAEQAGYRPCLLCRPELAPGSAVIDASSSLAKKAARLMAEHCGDGLRVAEVAQKLGCTDRHLRRVFFAEYHVSPIQYLQTCRLLLAKNLLTDTQLSVLDVAMASGFGSLRRLNDLFQKRYHLSPTALRKNAANGKMQSHGITVALGYHPPYQWEKMLDFLQKRAIPGVEVVSENAYLRTVRLKNRDGKKYCGWIRVQNCPKKNVLAVTLSDALIPVLSKVLARVRAMFDLYAEPNVICERLQTMNQIRPGACVLGLRVPGCFEPFEMAVRAVLGQQITVKAASSLAGKIALTYGTPIWTGVDGLTHLFPEAEDMIALKDEIQERLGVLGVIAARSRCILALAQALESGEIALGIYADPEQEMAKLMQIKGIGSWTAKYLAMRTMGWPDAFLETDIGAKHALPEYTPKERLELSRQWRPWRSYAMICLWNLDAPGTAK, encoded by the coding sequence ATGAAAGAGAAAGAAGAGTTTCTCTACGAGGCGTTTCAGGCCAAAGATACGCGGTTTGATGGGCGCTATTTCGTCGGGATTTCCTCCACAAAGATTTATTGCCGCCCAACCTGCCGGGCAAAACAACCCAAGCGGGAAAACTGCACCTTCTTTTCTTCTGCGGCGGAAGCGGAGCAGGCAGGCTATCGGCCATGCCTGCTATGCCGGCCAGAGCTTGCGCCGGGTAGCGCCGTCATTGATGCCTCGTCATCACTTGCGAAAAAGGCCGCGCGGCTGATGGCGGAGCATTGCGGCGATGGGCTGCGGGTAGCGGAAGTCGCGCAAAAACTGGGATGCACAGATCGGCATTTGCGGCGGGTCTTTTTCGCGGAATATCACGTTTCTCCCATACAGTATTTGCAGACTTGCCGGCTTTTGCTGGCCAAAAATTTGCTGACGGATACGCAGCTGTCTGTGCTTGATGTAGCGATGGCTTCAGGGTTTGGGAGCCTGCGCCGCCTTAACGATCTGTTTCAGAAGCGCTACCATTTATCGCCGACGGCGCTGCGAAAAAATGCTGCCAACGGAAAAATGCAGAGCCATGGGATCACCGTCGCACTGGGCTATCATCCTCCCTATCAATGGGAGAAGATGCTGGATTTTCTCCAAAAGCGCGCGATTCCCGGAGTTGAGGTGGTTTCCGAAAACGCGTATCTGCGCACAGTTCGCCTGAAAAACCGCGATGGAAAGAAGTATTGCGGATGGATTCGCGTGCAAAACTGCCCCAAAAAGAATGTGCTGGCCGTTACGCTGAGCGATGCGCTCATCCCGGTCTTATCAAAAGTTTTGGCTCGGGTGCGGGCAATGTTTGATCTCTATGCAGAGCCAAATGTGATTTGCGAGAGATTGCAAACTATGAACCAGATTCGCCCAGGCGCCTGCGTTTTAGGGCTGCGCGTCCCTGGATGCTTTGAGCCGTTTGAAATGGCTGTGCGGGCTGTTTTGGGCCAGCAAATCACGGTGAAAGCGGCGAGCTCCCTGGCAGGGAAAATTGCATTGACCTATGGCACGCCTATCTGGACCGGGGTAGATGGTCTGACGCATCTTTTCCCGGAGGCAGAGGATATGATTGCGCTAAAGGATGAAATCCAGGAGCGATTGGGTGTGCTGGGCGTGATTGCCGCAAGATCTCGGTGCATTTTGGCCCTGGCACAGGCGCTGGAGAGCGGCGAAATTGCGCTGGGCATTTACGCCGATCCGGAGCAGGAGATGGCAAAACTCATGCAGATTAAGGGGATTGGCAGTTGGACGGCCAAATACCTTGCCATGAGGACGATGGGCTGGCCAGACGCCTTTTTAGAGACGGATATTGGCGCAAAACATGCACTGCCAGAGTATACCCCCAAAGAGCGGCTGGAGCTTTCGCGGCAGTGGCGCCCTTGGCGCAGCTATGCGATGATATGCCTGTGGAATCTGGATGCTCCGGGCACGGCGAAATGA